A genomic stretch from Bacillus sp. E(2018) includes:
- a CDS encoding prolyl oligopeptidase family serine peptidase, with the protein MVSIQKGTIGDIPFLLAEKPENAGKPLPLFIFIHGYTSAKEHNLHFAYSLAEKDFRVILPDALHHGERIVANPPKSMEYDFWNIVQQGIQDVNTIMDWAKENEFVLEDQVAVGGTSMGAIITYGSLVNNPKISAGCALMGTPAHEKFARWQIERIQNAGYDIPLTVEELENSISSLKDYDLTRNLDKLNNRPLFIWHSEVDAVIPYEFAKPYVQTLTEKNSSSVYMNDKTSGHKVSRAAYLNAVEWIAQRLKAKKETV; encoded by the coding sequence ATGGTTTCAATACAAAAAGGAACGATCGGCGATATTCCTTTCTTACTTGCTGAAAAACCAGAGAATGCAGGTAAACCTTTGCCGCTTTTCATTTTTATACACGGATATACGAGTGCAAAAGAACATAATTTACATTTTGCATATTCACTAGCCGAAAAAGATTTTCGAGTAATCCTACCTGATGCCTTACATCATGGGGAGCGAATCGTTGCGAATCCACCCAAGTCGATGGAATATGACTTTTGGAACATCGTTCAACAAGGTATTCAAGATGTGAACACTATTATGGATTGGGCAAAAGAAAACGAGTTTGTGCTAGAAGATCAAGTAGCAGTTGGTGGAACTTCAATGGGAGCTATCATCACTTACGGATCACTGGTCAACAATCCGAAGATCAGTGCTGGATGTGCACTTATGGGAACGCCAGCTCATGAGAAATTTGCAAGATGGCAGATCGAAAGAATTCAAAATGCAGGTTACGATATTCCTCTCACAGTCGAAGAGCTTGAGAATTCTATTTCATCTTTAAAGGATTACGATCTTACACGTAACCTCGATAAACTGAACAACCGCCCCTTATTTATTTGGCATAGTGAAGTCGATGCTGTGATCCCGTATGAGTTTGCAAAACCATACGTACAAACATTAACAGAGAAAAATAGTTCATCGGTATATATGAACGACAAAACTTCTGGTCATAAAGTTTCACGTGCTGCCTATTTAAACGCAGTAGAGTGGATTGCTCAGCGATTAAAAGCAAAAAAAGAAACGGTGTAG
- a CDS encoding Cof-type HAD-IIB family hydrolase: MTQPYLIALDLDGTLLNDEKKIPRKTKDLLFKLMDLGHHVCISTGRPFRSSNMYYEELELNTPIVNFNGAFVHHPHDAGFGIHHSPLELDVAKRIISACESFKVKNIMVEVLDDVYLKKPDEVIVNTFIMNENPLQIGDLHKTLKDDPTAILVHPEDHHIPELRAMLQKEHAEVVDQRVWAAPWNIIEVIRSGISKASGLKKIAEYYNVPQDRIVAFGDEDNDFEMIEYAGHGVAMGNAIDELKARANYVTLTNEEEGIAHYLKNILKLV; this comes from the coding sequence GTGACACAACCTTACTTAATTGCATTAGATCTTGATGGAACTTTATTAAATGATGAGAAAAAAATCCCTAGAAAAACAAAAGATTTACTTTTTAAATTAATGGATCTTGGTCATCATGTTTGTATTTCTACTGGTCGTCCTTTTCGATCATCGAACATGTATTATGAAGAGTTAGAACTCAACACTCCGATCGTGAATTTTAACGGAGCCTTTGTTCATCATCCTCATGATGCTGGTTTCGGTATCCACCACTCCCCGCTTGAACTGGACGTAGCAAAACGTATCATTTCAGCGTGTGAATCGTTTAAAGTTAAGAATATTATGGTTGAAGTTCTGGATGATGTCTATTTAAAGAAACCCGATGAAGTGATCGTTAATACATTCATCATGAATGAAAATCCTCTGCAAATTGGCGACCTTCATAAAACCTTAAAAGATGACCCTACCGCTATTCTTGTTCATCCAGAAGATCATCACATTCCTGAGTTAAGAGCGATGCTCCAAAAAGAACATGCTGAAGTTGTTGATCAACGAGTATGGGCTGCACCATGGAACATCATTGAGGTCATTCGTTCTGGTATCAGCAAAGCTTCAGGTCTTAAAAAGATTGCTGAATATTACAATGTCCCACAAGATCGGATTGTAGCTTTTGGTGATGAAGATAATGACTTTGAGATGATTGAATATGCCGGTCATGGGGTAGCAATGGGAAATGCCATTGATGAACTTAAAGCCCGTGCAAATTATGTAACCCTTACAAATGAAGAAGAAGGCATTGCTCACTATTTAAAAAATATCTTAAAACTTGTTTAA
- a CDS encoding GDSL-type esterase/lipase family protein, giving the protein MKTLVCFGDSITSKEKSKDGSLRLTSRLRQELTEWVVMNAGIPAETTRAALVRLQDDVLRHHPDYVTILFGANDSSDHRLIPLAEYEKNLTYMVNKIGADKVILISPAPVVEDQQKARTNDRMKKYAQTVKKVAKHEGTSYIPLFETLVDKNIQKYVIDDGLHFNKFGYEQLSELVLRKIRTLNAITFPKKQLSP; this is encoded by the coding sequence ATGAAGACTCTTGTTTGTTTTGGAGACAGCATCACTTCAAAAGAAAAGAGTAAAGATGGCTCACTTAGATTAACTTCCCGTTTGAGACAAGAATTAACCGAATGGGTTGTAATGAATGCTGGGATACCTGCAGAAACGACGAGAGCTGCCCTTGTAAGGCTGCAAGATGACGTTCTACGTCATCATCCTGATTATGTTACCATCCTTTTTGGGGCCAACGATTCAAGCGATCATAGACTTATTCCATTAGCAGAATACGAAAAGAACTTAACATATATGGTTAATAAAATCGGAGCTGACAAAGTCATCTTGATCAGTCCAGCTCCCGTGGTTGAAGACCAACAGAAAGCTCGGACGAATGATAGGATGAAAAAATATGCACAAACCGTTAAAAAAGTAGCGAAACATGAGGGGACATCCTATATACCATTGTTTGAAACACTAGTTGATAAGAACATTCAAAAATACGTAATAGATGATGGTCTTCATTTTAATAAATTTGGATATGAACAACTTAGTGAACTTGTACTAAGAAAAATAAGAACATTGAATGCCATTACATTTCCAAAAAAACAGCTTTCTCCTTGA
- a CDS encoding GNAT family N-acetyltransferase, whose amino-acid sequence MKIYRVTNEAESHIIEEIAHLFLQQRTMDGEPEEKSRTFAGIKMALENPEKSGIIIAEEENSVIGLAFFNVGVSLRIGGPYLWLNELYVHEKHRNRGIARKLLLHLIYWAERDGIKSIELETGINNSVTKHLYNSLDFHDIISKRYAFHF is encoded by the coding sequence ATGAAAATATATCGTGTAACGAATGAAGCTGAATCTCATATCATTGAAGAAATTGCGCATTTATTCTTACAGCAGCGTACGATGGACGGTGAGCCAGAAGAAAAATCCAGAACGTTTGCTGGTATAAAAATGGCGCTTGAGAACCCAGAGAAAAGCGGGATCATCATTGCTGAAGAAGAGAATTCTGTTATTGGACTTGCCTTCTTCAACGTAGGAGTAAGTCTTCGTATCGGTGGACCATATCTTTGGTTAAATGAGCTTTATGTACATGAAAAGCATCGCAACAGAGGAATTGCCCGTAAACTTTTGCTACACTTGATCTATTGGGCTGAGAGAGATGGTATTAAATCCATCGAACTTGAAACAGGGATCAACAACTCTGTTACGAAGCATCTGTACAATTCATTGGATTTCCATGATATCATCTCTAAGAGATATGCATTTCATTTTTAA
- a CDS encoding NifU N-terminal domain-containing protein, protein MAVEFSIQPTPNPNAIKFDGSEKFLEGRLSARVGDDSDSPLAKALLSIDGVESIFGFENFITVNKTNDSDWNELMPEIQKALEENA, encoded by the coding sequence ATGGCAGTAGAATTTTCAATCCAACCAACACCGAACCCTAACGCAATTAAATTTGATGGTTCAGAAAAATTTTTAGAAGGAAGACTTTCTGCACGTGTAGGTGATGATTCGGACTCCCCTCTAGCTAAAGCTCTGTTATCCATTGATGGAGTAGAATCGATTTTTGGTTTTGAAAACTTTATTACAGTAAATAAAACAAACGACAGTGACTGGAACGAATTGATGCCAGAAATTCAAAAAGCATTAGAAGAGAATGCTTAA